Proteins co-encoded in one Novosphingobium sp. PP1Y genomic window:
- the mgtE gene encoding magnesium transporter: MSGADLDDELKQDDAVAAEAEAESPAPESESLDEENRLKPEFVRNVMDALDEEDSDRVYELVEPLHPADIADLLELVDEDERLQLARSIRDLMGVEVIAELNDWVRELLIEALPADVVAEIAEQLDTDDAVAMIEDLDREDQQAVLAELDPEDRAAIEAALSYPEESAGRLMSREFVAVPETMTVGDLIDFLREHRELPTEFWEVFIVDAMHRPVGTCALSWILRCPRNIPLYDVMSRDQTLIPVDMDQEEVALRFQKYALISAAVTDSAGRLIGQITVDDIVHIIQEEASEDILRLSGAGDGDINEPILITVRARLTWLCVNLATAILASSVVGLFQGAITRFALLAVLMPIVSGMGGNAGTQTLAVVVRAIATNQLTDSNTVRMILRELRIATANGAALGLLIGGGTTLLFSNPLLGAVIGAAMVINNLVAGLAGILVPVTLDRFRIDPAVSSAVFVTTATDTMGFFSFLGLAVLTGLA; this comes from the coding sequence ATGAGCGGCGCGGACCTCGACGACGAACTGAAGCAGGACGATGCCGTCGCTGCAGAGGCAGAAGCGGAATCGCCTGCGCCCGAGAGCGAGAGCCTCGACGAGGAGAACCGCCTCAAGCCCGAATTCGTGCGCAACGTCATGGATGCGCTCGACGAGGAGGACTCCGACCGCGTCTACGAACTGGTCGAACCGCTCCACCCGGCCGACATCGCCGACCTTTTAGAGCTGGTCGACGAGGATGAGCGCCTCCAGCTCGCCCGCTCGATTCGCGACCTCATGGGCGTCGAGGTCATCGCCGAACTCAACGACTGGGTCCGCGAACTCCTGATCGAGGCGCTGCCGGCCGACGTCGTCGCCGAAATTGCCGAGCAGCTCGACACCGACGACGCCGTCGCGATGATCGAGGATCTCGACCGCGAGGACCAGCAGGCGGTCCTTGCCGAACTCGATCCCGAAGACCGCGCCGCGATCGAGGCCGCGCTTTCCTATCCCGAGGAATCCGCCGGCCGTTTGATGAGCCGCGAGTTCGTCGCGGTGCCCGAGACGATGACGGTGGGCGATCTCATCGATTTCCTGCGCGAACACCGCGAACTGCCGACCGAGTTCTGGGAAGTCTTCATTGTCGACGCGATGCACCGCCCGGTCGGCACTTGCGCGCTGTCCTGGATTCTGCGCTGCCCGCGCAACATTCCGCTCTACGACGTGATGTCGCGCGACCAGACGCTGATCCCGGTCGACATGGACCAGGAAGAAGTGGCTCTGCGCTTCCAGAAGTACGCGCTGATCTCCGCTGCGGTGACCGATTCCGCCGGGCGCCTGATCGGCCAGATCACCGTCGACGACATCGTCCACATTATCCAGGAAGAGGCGAGCGAGGACATCCTGCGCCTGTCCGGTGCCGGTGATGGCGACATCAACGAGCCGATCCTGATCACCGTGCGCGCGCGCCTGACCTGGCTGTGCGTCAACCTTGCCACCGCGATTCTGGCATCGTCCGTGGTCGGACTGTTCCAGGGCGCGATCACCCGGTTCGCGCTGCTTGCGGTGCTCATGCCGATCGTATCGGGGATGGGCGGCAATGCCGGGACGCAGACGCTGGCCGTGGTGGTGCGCGCCATCGCCACCAACCAGCTGACCGATTCCAATACCGTGCGCATGATCCTGCGCGAACTGCGCATCGCCACGGCCAACGGCGCTGCGCTCGGCCTGCTGATCGGCGGGGGCACCACGCTGTTGTTCTCCAACCCGCTGCTGGGCGCCGTCATCGGGGCGGCCATGGTGATCAACAACCTCGTCGCCGGTCTTGCCGGCATCCTCGTGCCGGTCACGCTCGACCGCTTCCGCATCGACCCGGCCGTATCGTCCGCGGTTTTCGTCACGACGGCCACCGACACCATGGGATTTTTCTCGTTCCTCGGCCTTGCCGTGCTGACCGGACTCGCCTGA
- a CDS encoding peptidylprolyl isomerase: MADEYLTLTLDTGSGGGDVKIKLRPDLAPGHVERIKELTGEGFYDGVKFHRVIPGFMAQGGCPQGTGMGGSDKPDLQAEFNAEPHVRGVCSMARTSYPHSANSQFFICFDDATFLDKQYTVWGQVVEGMEHVDALPKGEPPREPGKIVKATVSEG; the protein is encoded by the coding sequence ATGGCCGACGAATACCTGACGCTCACTCTCGACACCGGCAGCGGCGGTGGCGACGTCAAGATCAAGCTTCGCCCCGACCTGGCCCCCGGCCACGTCGAGCGCATCAAGGAGCTGACCGGCGAGGGCTTCTACGACGGCGTGAAGTTCCACCGCGTGATCCCCGGTTTCATGGCACAGGGCGGCTGCCCGCAGGGCACCGGCATGGGCGGTTCGGACAAGCCGGACTTGCAGGCCGAATTCAACGCAGAGCCCCATGTGCGCGGCGTCTGCTCGATGGCTCGCACCAGCTACCCGCACTCGGCCAACAGCCAGTTCTTCATCTGCTTCGACGACGCCACCTTCCTCGACAAGCAGTACACTGTCTGGGGTCAGGTGGTCGAAGGCATGGAACACGTGGATGCGCTGCCCAAGGGCGAGCCGCCGCGCGAGCCGGGCAAGATCGTCAAGGCGACGGTATCGGAAGGCTGA
- a CDS encoding LysR substrate-binding domain-containing protein yields MPVRRLPPLRALEAFVRVVRLGSAKAAASELALSPSALSRRVAALEDFTGKRLFTRQHQAMKLTDEGQAFYNVVGPKLEELAEAVESQIDRGQVLRLHLGVPTLFGGQRLFPRLPELRKLHPRLHIDIDTGAHLEDRVGDTLDAAIILAKEPDPNFYRIQLDHNKVYGIVSRGLAEEIGSAPDVETLSKQTILIHNDLFDSFEAWKTAIGMPQLEPASIDRFDSGQLVLEAAAQGLGIAIMHDDHFRRSHDNRLARLFDIDVESPYRYWFVCRPKALETRPVRIFHEWLLQAGL; encoded by the coding sequence TTGCCCGTACGCCGCCTCCCCCCTCTGCGCGCACTTGAAGCCTTCGTGCGCGTCGTCCGCCTTGGTTCGGCCAAGGCGGCAGCCAGTGAACTTGCCCTGTCGCCCTCCGCCCTCTCCCGCCGCGTCGCCGCGCTGGAAGATTTCACAGGCAAGCGCCTGTTCACCCGCCAGCACCAGGCGATGAAGCTGACCGACGAAGGACAGGCTTTCTACAACGTCGTCGGCCCCAAGCTGGAAGAACTGGCCGAAGCCGTCGAATCGCAGATCGACCGCGGCCAGGTCCTGCGCCTGCACCTTGGCGTGCCGACCCTGTTCGGCGGCCAGCGCCTGTTCCCGCGCCTGCCCGAACTGCGCAAGCTGCATCCGCGCCTGCATATCGACATCGATACCGGCGCCCACCTCGAGGATCGCGTCGGCGACACCCTCGACGCGGCGATCATCCTGGCTAAGGAGCCCGATCCCAATTTCTACCGGATCCAGCTCGACCACAACAAGGTCTATGGAATCGTGTCCAGAGGACTTGCCGAGGAAATCGGTTCAGCACCCGATGTCGAGACGCTCTCGAAGCAGACCATCCTGATCCACAACGACCTGTTCGACAGTTTCGAGGCCTGGAAGACCGCAATCGGCATGCCGCAGCTCGAACCGGCATCGATCGACCGCTTCGACTCCGGCCAGCTCGTCCTCGAGGCAGCTGCGCAAGGGCTGGGCATCGCGATCATGCACGACGACCACTTCCGCCGCTCGCACGACAATCGCCTCGCCCGCCTGTTCGACATCGATGTCGAGAGCCCGTACCGCTACTGGTTCGTCTGCCGTCCCAAGGCGCTGGAAACCCGCCCGGTGCGCATCTTCCACGAGTGGCTGCTGCAGGCGGGGCTCTGA
- a CDS encoding hemolysin family protein has translation MADNGRHTEPGSGDPDSSGTLWRVFRRLFHADADQSLRAQIEDVINEHEGDAEHGAQPNGDLSQLERQMLRNLLHFSEHDADDVAVPRGDIIAIPASASWEEVVEAFAEHGHSRMPVYGESLDEIRGMIHIKDIFPILARGLPAPADWTSLMRQPLYVPQARGALDVLADMRARRTHLAVVIDEYSGTDGIITIEDLVEEIVGSIEDEHDDAPEELLLPLEDGMWDADARVELDEVAERIDPRLAEVEEAVDTLGGLAFVLAEQVPQVGAILEHDSGWRIEVTEGNERHVTRLRLHPPVEELESATD, from the coding sequence ATGGCCGACAATGGCCGCCACACCGAGCCCGGCTCGGGAGATCCGGACAGTAGCGGCACGCTTTGGCGTGTCTTCCGGAGACTTTTTCACGCAGACGCAGATCAGTCGCTCAGGGCGCAGATCGAAGACGTCATCAACGAACACGAGGGCGACGCCGAACATGGGGCGCAGCCCAACGGCGACCTGTCGCAGCTCGAGCGGCAGATGCTGCGCAACCTCCTGCACTTCAGCGAGCACGATGCCGACGACGTCGCGGTGCCGCGCGGCGACATCATTGCCATCCCGGCCTCGGCATCGTGGGAAGAAGTGGTCGAGGCCTTTGCGGAACACGGTCACAGCCGCATGCCGGTTTACGGGGAATCGCTCGACGAGATCCGCGGGATGATCCACATCAAGGATATCTTCCCGATCCTCGCGCGTGGACTGCCGGCGCCGGCCGACTGGACCAGCCTGATGCGCCAGCCGCTCTACGTGCCGCAGGCGCGCGGGGCGCTGGACGTACTGGCCGACATGCGCGCACGCCGCACGCACCTGGCCGTCGTGATCGACGAGTACTCGGGGACCGACGGCATCATCACCATCGAGGATCTCGTCGAAGAAATCGTCGGCAGTATCGAAGACGAACACGACGATGCGCCCGAAGAACTTCTGCTGCCGCTGGAAGACGGCATGTGGGATGCCGACGCCCGCGTGGAACTCGATGAAGTTGCGGAACGAATCGATCCACGACTTGCCGAAGTTGAAGAAGCAGTAGATACACTGGGCGGCCTCGCATTCGTACTGGCTGAGCAGGTTCCACAGGTCGGAGCGATCCTGGAACACGACAGCGGCTGGCGAATCGAGGTAACCGAAGGAAATGAGCGACACGTCACCCGATTACGGTTGCATCCGCCGGTAGAGGAGCTCGAGAGCGCAACAGACTGA
- the ybeY gene encoding rRNA maturation RNase YbeY, translating to MNLEIDIEEPWPESTDWAELTERACAALAQVAPELANPRLVTSVLFTCDAEVHVLNREWREKDKPTNVLSFPMLERDQVLELEADGPPEMLGDIALAFETCAREAAEKGISVEDHASHLVVHGLLHLAGHDHEISDADAEAMEALETKALAQLGIADPYDD from the coding sequence ATGAATCTCGAAATCGATATCGAAGAGCCCTGGCCGGAAAGCACCGATTGGGCGGAGCTGACCGAGCGCGCCTGCGCGGCTCTGGCACAGGTGGCGCCCGAGCTCGCGAATCCGCGGCTCGTGACGAGCGTGCTGTTCACCTGCGACGCCGAAGTCCACGTCCTGAACCGCGAATGGCGCGAAAAGGACAAGCCGACCAATGTCCTTTCCTTTCCGATGCTTGAGCGCGATCAGGTACTCGAACTGGAAGCCGATGGCCCGCCCGAGATGCTCGGCGACATCGCTCTCGCCTTCGAGACCTGCGCCCGCGAAGCCGCGGAAAAGGGCATATCGGTCGAGGATCACGCCAGTCACCTCGTCGTTCACGGACTGCTCCACCTGGCCGGCCACGACCACGAGATTTCCGATGCCGATGCCGAAGCAATGGAAGCACTGGAGACGAAAGCACTTGCCCAATTGGGGATCGCCGACCCATATGACGACTGA
- a CDS encoding PhoH family protein — protein MARKAARADDPAQFRPETHRRARVEIQFDEPTLLGALFGQFDANLVQVENRLGVYIAARGNRIQIEGPEDAVARARETLTGMYHRLEQGQDLDAGAVESLITMSAEPTLEGIISGDQGAPPIMIRTRRKTIVPRSATQIDYMRALARSDVIFALGPAGTGKTYLAVAQAVSQLMTGSVQRLILSRPAVEAGEKLGFLPGDMKDKVDPYLRPLYDALYDCMPPEQVERRLASGEIEIAPIAFMRGRTLADAFVILDEAQNTTREQMKMFLTRFGQNSRMVVCGDPRQVDIPGGDRMSGLADGVQKLEGIDGINVTRFTAADVVRHPIVGRIVEAYEGPLSQYDESK, from the coding sequence ATGGCCCGCAAAGCAGCCCGTGCCGATGACCCGGCGCAGTTCAGGCCCGAAACCCACCGCCGGGCCCGTGTCGAAATACAATTCGACGAACCCACGCTGCTAGGCGCCCTGTTCGGCCAGTTCGACGCCAATCTCGTACAGGTTGAGAACCGGCTCGGCGTTTACATCGCGGCGCGCGGCAATCGCATCCAGATCGAAGGTCCGGAAGATGCCGTGGCCAGGGCCCGCGAAACTCTCACCGGCATGTACCACCGCCTCGAACAAGGACAGGATCTCGATGCAGGCGCAGTCGAATCATTGATCACGATGTCGGCCGAACCCACGCTCGAAGGCATCATCTCCGGCGACCAGGGCGCGCCGCCGATCATGATCCGCACCCGCAGGAAAACGATCGTGCCGCGCTCGGCGACGCAGATCGACTACATGCGCGCGCTGGCCCGTTCGGACGTCATCTTCGCGCTCGGCCCGGCCGGCACCGGCAAGACCTACCTTGCCGTCGCACAGGCGGTCAGCCAGCTCATGACCGGTTCGGTGCAACGCCTGATCCTCTCGCGCCCGGCAGTCGAAGCCGGTGAGAAGCTGGGCTTCCTGCCCGGCGACATGAAGGACAAGGTCGATCCCTACCTGCGGCCCCTGTACGACGCGCTCTACGACTGCATGCCGCCCGAACAGGTGGAACGACGCCTCGCCTCGGGAGAGATCGAGATCGCGCCGATCGCCTTCATGCGCGGCCGCACGCTGGCCGATGCCTTCGTCATCCTCGACGAAGCGCAGAACACCACGCGCGAGCAGATGAAGATGTTCCTCACCCGCTTCGGCCAGAACAGCCGCATGGTCGTCTGCGGCGACCCCAGGCAGGTCGACATCCCCGGCGGCGACCGCATGAGCGGCCTGGCCGACGGCGTCCAGAAGCTGGAAGGGATCGACGGCATCAACGTCACCCGCTTCACCGCCGCCGACGTTGTGCGCCACCCGATCGTCGGGCGGATCGTCGAGGCTTACGAGGGACCTCTGTCGCAGTACGACGAGAGCAAGTAG
- a CDS encoding alpha/beta fold hydrolase produces the protein MSDGVEGRQPLVLIPGLACDAALWEAQVSGLWDIAEFTIGDTLRDDSIAVMASRILANAPERFAVAGLSMGGYVALEIWRQAPGRVTRLALLDTNARADNRHTSAMRRGTIAAAEQRGYEAVAREGLARLVHPEAPEDLREQVVAMALRTGFEVYARQQNAIITRPDSRDDLPAIKVPTLVLVGEQDALTPPALSEEIAAAIPGAVLERIADSGHLSAMEQPAAVTAAMRRWLERPA, from the coding sequence GTGAGCGACGGCGTGGAGGGCCGCCAACCGCTCGTCCTGATCCCCGGCCTCGCCTGCGACGCCGCCTTGTGGGAAGCGCAGGTCTCCGGCTTGTGGGACATTGCCGAGTTCACCATCGGCGACACCTTGCGCGACGATTCGATCGCGGTCATGGCCAGCCGCATCCTCGCGAACGCGCCGGAGCGGTTTGCCGTCGCCGGCCTGTCGATGGGCGGCTACGTCGCGCTGGAGATCTGGCGGCAGGCCCCGGGCCGCGTCACTCGCCTTGCCCTGCTCGACACCAATGCCCGCGCCGACAATCGCCACACCTCCGCCATGCGCCGGGGCACGATCGCGGCGGCCGAGCAGCGCGGCTACGAAGCCGTTGCCCGCGAGGGGCTGGCGCGGCTGGTGCATCCCGAGGCGCCGGAAGACCTGCGCGAACAGGTCGTCGCCATGGCGCTGCGGACCGGCTTCGAGGTCTATGCCCGCCAGCAGAACGCGATCATCACCCGCCCCGATTCGCGCGACGACCTGCCGGCGATCAAGGTCCCCACCCTGGTCCTCGTCGGCGAGCAGGATGCGCTGACGCCGCCCGCGCTTTCGGAAGAGATCGCCGCCGCCATTCCCGGCGCCGTGCTGGAGCGAATAGCCGACAGCGGCCACCTTTCCGCCATGGAGCAGCCCGCAGCCGTGACCGCGGCGATGCGCCGCTGGCTCGAACGTCCCGCCTGA
- the miaB gene encoding tRNA (N6-isopentenyl adenosine(37)-C2)-methylthiotransferase MiaB: protein MHPTQTPKTYRVKSFGCQMNVYDGDRMAELLAEQGIAPAPEGEDADLVVLNTCHIREKAAEKVYSDIGRLKREDGSSPLIAVAGCVAQAEGEEIMARAPSVKMVVGPQAYHRLPDMIREASEGRRVTDTDMPAETKFDALPRRRRSGPTAFLTVQEGCDKFCTYCVVPYTRGAEVSRPHGDLIEEARRLVEAGAREITLLGQNVNAWTGENAKGQTVGLDGLIRELAQIADLARIRYTTSHPNDMTPGLIAAHGEIEKLMPFLHLPVQAGNDRVLKAMNRSHSAESYLKILEQVRTARPDIALSGDFIVGFPGETDAEFEDTLKLVDAVGYAQCFSFKYSPRPGTPAATMDGQVPLAVMDERLQRLQAALNRDQYAFNTATVGKTCSVLVERKGKHPGQWLGKSPWLQSVHFEADVQVGDLVEVEITSAGPNSLGAAARMVAAA, encoded by the coding sequence ATGCATCCTACCCAGACTCCCAAGACCTACCGGGTCAAGAGCTTCGGCTGCCAGATGAACGTCTATGACGGCGACCGCATGGCCGAACTGCTGGCCGAACAGGGCATCGCCCCCGCGCCCGAAGGCGAGGATGCCGACCTGGTCGTGCTCAACACCTGCCACATCCGCGAAAAGGCGGCCGAGAAGGTCTATTCCGACATCGGCCGCCTGAAGCGCGAGGACGGCTCTTCGCCGCTGATCGCGGTGGCCGGCTGCGTCGCGCAGGCCGAGGGCGAGGAGATCATGGCACGCGCGCCCAGCGTGAAGATGGTCGTGGGCCCGCAGGCCTACCACCGCCTGCCCGACATGATCCGCGAGGCCAGCGAGGGCCGCCGCGTCACCGATACCGACATGCCCGCAGAGACGAAGTTCGACGCGCTGCCGCGCCGTCGCCGCTCCGGGCCCACCGCCTTCCTCACCGTGCAGGAAGGCTGCGACAAGTTCTGCACCTACTGCGTGGTGCCCTATACCCGCGGCGCCGAAGTCTCGCGCCCGCATGGCGACCTGATCGAGGAGGCCAGGCGCCTCGTCGAAGCCGGCGCGCGCGAGATCACGCTGCTCGGCCAGAACGTCAATGCCTGGACCGGCGAGAACGCGAAGGGCCAGACGGTCGGCCTCGACGGCCTGATCCGGGAACTGGCGCAGATCGCCGACCTCGCCCGCATCCGCTATACCACCAGCCATCCCAACGACATGACGCCCGGCCTGATCGCGGCGCATGGCGAGATCGAAAAGCTGATGCCCTTCCTTCACCTGCCGGTGCAGGCGGGCAACGACCGCGTGCTCAAGGCGATGAACCGCAGCCACTCGGCGGAAAGCTACCTGAAAATCCTCGAGCAGGTGCGCACGGCGCGGCCCGACATTGCGCTTTCGGGCGATTTCATCGTCGGCTTCCCCGGCGAGACCGATGCCGAATTCGAGGACACGCTCAAGCTGGTCGACGCGGTCGGCTATGCCCAGTGCTTCAGCTTCAAGTACTCGCCGCGCCCGGGCACGCCCGCCGCGACGATGGACGGGCAGGTCCCGCTGGCGGTTATGGATGAGCGCCTGCAGCGCCTTCAGGCCGCGCTCAACCGCGACCAGTACGCCTTCAATACCGCGACCGTGGGCAAGACCTGCTCCGTGCTGGTCGAGCGCAAGGGCAAGCACCCCGGCCAGTGGCTGGGCAAGTCGCCCTGGCTGCAGTCGGTCCACTTCGAGGCGGACGTACAGGTGGGAGACCTCGTCGAAGTCGAGATCACCAGCGCCGGGCCCAACAGCCTGGGCGCCGCCGCGCGGATGGTCGCCGCGGCGTGA
- a CDS encoding tRNA (cytidine(34)-2'-O)-methyltransferase, with protein sequence MRIALFEPEIAGNVGAILRLGACMGTAVDLIEPMGFAWNDRRVRRAAMDYIDHVSITRHSGFEAFRATIGSGRLVLFTTKTTQSSYDFAYRADDVLLFGKESAGVPPSVVEASDARVRIPLRPEVRSLNLATAAALALGEALRQTATLPG encoded by the coding sequence ATGCGCATTGCTCTTTTCGAACCCGAGATTGCCGGAAACGTCGGCGCCATCCTGCGGCTGGGCGCCTGCATGGGTACCGCGGTGGACCTGATCGAACCGATGGGGTTCGCGTGGAACGACCGCCGCGTCCGCCGTGCCGCGATGGACTACATCGACCACGTCAGCATCACCCGGCACTCGGGCTTCGAGGCTTTCAGGGCCACCATCGGTTCGGGCAGGCTGGTCCTGTTCACGACCAAGACGACGCAATCGTCCTATGACTTCGCCTATCGCGCCGACGATGTCCTGCTGTTCGGCAAGGAGAGCGCGGGCGTCCCGCCGTCCGTGGTCGAAGCCAGCGACGCGCGCGTGCGCATCCCCCTGCGCCCGGAAGTCCGCTCCCTGAACCTTGCGACCGCAGCCGCGCTGGCGCTGGGCGAGGCCCTGCGCCAGACCGCGACACTGCCCGGCTGA
- a CDS encoding NAD(P)-dependent alcohol dehydrogenase — protein sequence MKTPARAAICSGQTEPFAIADVELDALRPDELRVRIVACGICHTDLAVRDAQLPVPLPIVLGHEGAGIVEEVGSAVTSVSPGDRVVMSFNSCGDCPNCSADAPTYCYEFFPNNWSGARPDGSPTLYRDGSPLNGNFFGQSAFATHAIAHERNVVRVPASLDDTPLEVLAPIGCGLMTGAGAVLNAMEVRKDMPIAIWGAGTVGMAAIMAAKIAGAHPIIAIDVHDSRLAMALELGATHAFNGRSDNVEESIRGLCPSGLGYAFDTTGVNKLIELAFSLLAPKGILGMVGASAPEDMLAFNEATFMGHGRRVMGILGGDSDLQTFLPTLMDYYRQGRFPFDRLIGFFPFERINEAIAASESGDVIKPVLRMS from the coding sequence ATGAAAACGCCAGCACGGGCCGCGATCTGCAGTGGCCAGACCGAACCTTTCGCCATCGCCGATGTCGAGCTGGATGCGCTGCGCCCTGACGAGCTTCGGGTGCGTATCGTTGCCTGCGGCATCTGTCACACCGACCTTGCCGTGCGCGACGCGCAATTGCCGGTACCTCTGCCGATCGTCCTTGGCCATGAAGGTGCCGGCATCGTCGAGGAAGTGGGAAGCGCGGTGACCTCGGTCAGCCCCGGGGACCGGGTCGTCATGAGCTTCAACTCCTGCGGCGATTGCCCCAATTGCAGTGCCGACGCGCCGACATATTGCTACGAGTTCTTCCCCAACAACTGGTCGGGCGCGCGCCCCGACGGATCGCCCACGCTCTATCGCGACGGCTCCCCGCTCAATGGCAACTTCTTCGGCCAGTCAGCCTTCGCCACCCATGCTATCGCGCACGAGCGCAACGTCGTGCGCGTTCCCGCCAGCCTCGACGACACGCCGCTGGAAGTGCTCGCCCCGATCGGCTGCGGCCTGATGACCGGAGCCGGCGCGGTGTTGAATGCGATGGAAGTCCGCAAGGACATGCCGATTGCGATCTGGGGAGCAGGAACCGTGGGCATGGCCGCGATCATGGCGGCAAAGATCGCAGGTGCGCATCCCATCATTGCCATAGACGTGCACGATTCGCGCCTCGCCATGGCCCTTGAACTGGGAGCGACGCATGCCTTCAACGGCCGGAGCGACAACGTCGAGGAGTCTATTCGCGGGCTGTGTCCAAGCGGCCTTGGCTACGCCTTCGATACCACGGGCGTGAACAAGCTGATCGAGCTGGCCTTTTCCCTGCTGGCGCCGAAAGGCATACTGGGCATGGTCGGCGCCTCTGCGCCGGAAGACATGCTCGCCTTCAACGAAGCGACGTTCATGGGCCACGGCCGCCGCGTCATGGGCATCCTGGGGGGCGACAGCGATCTCCAGACATTCCTGCCCACATTGATGGATTACTATCGCCAGGGCCGCTTTCCGTTCGACCGGCTGATCGGCTTCTTCCCCTTCGAGCGGATCAACGAGGCGATTGCGGCCAGTGAAAGCGGCGATGTGATCAAGCCCGTCCTGCGGATGTCCTGA
- a CDS encoding SDR family oxidoreductase: MSRTALITGAGSGIGQAVAVTLAKRGYRLALAGRRIAALEETRALLGGSDHLAIGADVTDPASVDALFARTVDGLGRLDLLFNNAGVSLGGAIESYAYEDWKRTVDTNLTGAFLCLQAAFRVMKAQTPKGGRIINNGSISAHAPRPDSIAYTATKHAVTGLTKSCALDGRAHDIACGQIDIGNAASEMASAMAEGVPQADGSIRTEPLMDAARVGEAVAYMDSLPLEANVAFMTVMATKMPFIGRG, encoded by the coding sequence ATGAGCAGAACCGCCCTCATCACCGGTGCCGGTAGCGGGATCGGCCAGGCAGTCGCAGTGACCTTGGCGAAGCGAGGCTATCGTCTCGCTCTGGCGGGGCGCAGGATCGCGGCGCTGGAAGAAACGCGTGCGCTGCTTGGCGGGAGCGATCATCTTGCCATCGGCGCCGACGTAACCGATCCAGCCAGCGTGGATGCCCTGTTCGCTCGCACTGTTGACGGCCTGGGACGTCTCGACCTGCTTTTCAACAACGCCGGAGTGAGCCTTGGCGGTGCGATTGAAAGTTATGCGTACGAGGACTGGAAGCGCACCGTGGACACCAACCTGACCGGCGCCTTCCTGTGCCTTCAGGCCGCATTCCGCGTGATGAAGGCGCAGACTCCGAAGGGCGGTCGCATCATCAACAACGGATCGATATCGGCCCACGCCCCGCGGCCTGACTCGATCGCCTATACCGCGACGAAGCATGCCGTTACCGGCCTTACCAAGTCGTGCGCACTCGACGGCCGCGCACACGACATTGCCTGCGGCCAGATCGATATCGGCAATGCTGCCAGCGAAATGGCCTCGGCCATGGCCGAAGGAGTGCCTCAGGCCGACGGCAGCATCCGGACCGAGCCTCTCATGGATGCTGCCCGGGTCGGCGAGGCTGTCGCCTACATGGACAGCCTGCCGCTTGAGGCCAACGTTGCTTTCATGACCGTAATGGCTACCAAAATGCCGTTCATCGGCCGCGGATAA
- a CDS encoding 2-hydroxyacid dehydrogenase, protein MGDSSAAVALQLCPFSPNLEAAVAARFQVQRWFEKDVAEQKAWLAQNAAQVRAVVTGGHIGCPPELMAALPSLGIVAINGVGFDKVDLAAAQSRGIAVTTTPGTLTDDVADLAVGLVIAMLRGLPSADAYVRQGRWLQGDMPLARKVSGRRFGILGLGQIGLAVAQRLAAFGPIAYCDAGPKPVDYAYHASAAELAEACDVLIVACAATPETRGIVNAEILAALGRDGYLVNVSRGAVIDEPALTRAVTEGVIAGAALDVFADEPNIPQPLVDSERTVLTPHIASATVETRQAMADLVVANLDDFLAGRAPRAALAPR, encoded by the coding sequence ATGGGGGATTCTTCCGCAGCCGTCGCACTGCAGCTGTGCCCGTTTTCACCGAATCTGGAAGCTGCGGTCGCGGCCCGCTTCCAGGTTCAGCGCTGGTTCGAGAAGGACGTTGCCGAACAGAAGGCCTGGCTTGCGCAAAATGCCGCGCAGGTTCGCGCAGTCGTGACAGGCGGACACATCGGCTGTCCGCCCGAGCTCATGGCCGCACTGCCTTCGCTGGGCATCGTCGCGATCAACGGAGTAGGCTTCGACAAGGTCGATCTCGCCGCAGCCCAATCCCGGGGCATTGCCGTCACGACGACACCCGGGACCTTGACGGATGACGTCGCGGATCTCGCCGTCGGGCTTGTCATCGCCATGCTCCGGGGACTGCCCTCGGCCGATGCCTACGTACGCCAGGGCCGCTGGCTGCAGGGTGACATGCCCCTGGCTCGCAAGGTCAGCGGACGCCGCTTCGGCATTCTGGGGCTGGGCCAGATCGGACTTGCGGTGGCGCAGCGCCTCGCCGCATTCGGTCCGATTGCCTATTGCGACGCCGGCCCCAAGCCGGTCGATTACGCTTACCATGCAAGCGCGGCCGAACTGGCCGAAGCCTGCGATGTCCTTATCGTGGCCTGCGCGGCTACGCCCGAGACTCGCGGAATCGTCAACGCCGAGATTCTCGCCGCGCTCGGCCGCGATGGATATCTGGTCAATGTCTCGCGCGGCGCGGTAATCGACGAGCCCGCCCTGACCCGGGCGGTGACAGAGGGCGTAATTGCGGGCGCGGCGCTCGATGTCTTCGCCGACGAGCCGAACATTCCCCAGCCGCTTGTCGATAGCGAAAGGACCGTTCTCACCCCCCACATCGCCAGTGCGACCGTCGAAACCCGGCAGGCCATGGCGGATCTCGTGGTGGCCAATCTGGACGATTTCCTGGCGGGAAGAGCTCCGCGCGCGGCACTTGCCCCACGATGA